In one Streptomyces sp. T12 genomic region, the following are encoded:
- a CDS encoding HEAT repeat domain-containing protein → MWEGLDAVDWAGLKHNYGAAEDVPPLLRRCAGPDPQDAESAADDLLNLLFHQGGWICPAAPAALPFLLRLGARQDVPCRRTVLEIVSVLAAEAGRVEERYVAPGWAAAWERALPEVLALLAVPEAEFRRVAADILADCTSPGETVLPALLERWRTESDLATRLDLVVALGTAVRREPAGPRGAEAHSLLRGLLGDPEPQLRAAAVHALAAGDPGLAEQHMGLLLDAVREPGVEVWRHTSAVGGGPRAVQYRIGTLFADSPAASTSYVLGLLADLPRSRTDSTGETPLDEDHRIGALAQAAELLRRWRSPTGELVPAVAARLADPSAEVRYRATELLACLGSAAADCADAVAELLDDTGRRGTRRGESVADAALWALARMNDARCVPGLIERVAGAPSTFSRYGIHAGGNHFPALPALHEVLALLPAHADRLLPALCERLDATEDARERSRLCEVLADWGPGARAAVPRLVRLLEHDGSWSAAATALGGIGVADDATRDLLLARSADAADGDATLAAWAYWRTGGEPGRALEVLGPAIARDGVRHPSLRRLADLGPHAAGLADRLHALARTGDEWTSVEAAHALWAATGDTEVPVQALVTAVRGLAEGRYLPVMLPAVRHLTRIGGPARPAARLLREVPALDRRLHYFSGWRGFETDESIRTAIDELLAAAG, encoded by the coding sequence ATGTGGGAGGGACTCGACGCGGTCGACTGGGCGGGGCTGAAGCACAACTACGGGGCGGCCGAGGACGTACCCCCTCTGCTGCGCCGCTGCGCGGGCCCGGATCCGCAGGACGCGGAGTCGGCGGCGGACGACCTGCTCAACCTGCTCTTCCACCAGGGCGGCTGGATCTGCCCCGCCGCCCCGGCCGCGTTGCCCTTCCTGCTACGGCTGGGAGCCCGGCAGGACGTTCCGTGCCGGCGCACGGTGCTGGAGATCGTCTCGGTGCTGGCGGCGGAGGCCGGACGGGTCGAGGAGCGGTACGTCGCCCCGGGCTGGGCGGCGGCCTGGGAGCGGGCGTTGCCCGAAGTGCTCGCCCTGCTGGCCGTCCCCGAGGCCGAGTTCCGGCGGGTGGCCGCCGACATCCTCGCCGACTGCACGAGCCCCGGGGAGACCGTCCTGCCCGCCCTGCTGGAGCGCTGGCGGACGGAGAGCGACCTCGCGACCCGTCTCGACCTCGTCGTCGCCCTCGGCACGGCGGTCCGGCGGGAGCCGGCGGGGCCCCGAGGGGCCGAGGCCCATTCCCTGCTGCGCGGGCTGCTGGGCGATCCCGAACCGCAGCTGCGCGCGGCGGCGGTGCACGCGCTGGCAGCGGGTGACCCCGGGCTCGCCGAGCAGCACATGGGCCTGCTGCTGGACGCCGTCCGGGAGCCCGGCGTGGAGGTGTGGCGGCACACCAGTGCGGTGGGAGGTGGGCCGCGGGCCGTCCAGTACCGGATCGGCACCCTGTTCGCCGATTCCCCGGCCGCCTCCACCTCGTACGTGCTCGGCCTGCTGGCCGACCTCCCCCGCTCTCGCACGGACTCGACCGGGGAGACCCCCCTCGACGAGGATCACCGGATCGGCGCCCTCGCCCAGGCGGCCGAGTTGCTGCGCCGCTGGCGCTCGCCGACCGGCGAGCTGGTGCCGGCCGTCGCGGCGCGGCTGGCGGACCCGAGCGCCGAGGTCCGCTACCGGGCGACCGAGCTGCTGGCCTGTCTCGGATCCGCGGCCGCCGACTGTGCCGACGCGGTCGCCGAACTGCTGGACGACACCGGCAGACGCGGCACCCGCAGGGGCGAGAGCGTCGCCGACGCGGCCCTGTGGGCGCTGGCCCGGATGAACGACGCGCGGTGTGTGCCGGGCCTGATCGAGCGGGTGGCCGGAGCGCCGTCGACCTTCTCCAGGTACGGCATCCACGCCGGCGGGAACCACTTCCCCGCCCTGCCCGCGCTGCACGAGGTGCTCGCCCTCCTCCCGGCCCACGCCGACCGGCTGCTCCCGGCGCTCTGCGAGCGGCTCGATGCCACCGAGGACGCGCGCGAGCGCTCACGCCTGTGCGAGGTGCTGGCCGACTGGGGGCCCGGCGCGCGGGCGGCCGTACCCCGGCTGGTCCGGCTGCTGGAGCACGACGGGAGCTGGTCGGCGGCGGCGACGGCGCTGGGGGGCATCGGGGTGGCGGACGACGCGACGCGAGACCTCCTGCTCGCGCGGTCGGCGGACGCGGCTGACGGCGACGCGACACTCGCCGCCTGGGCCTACTGGCGGACGGGAGGCGAGCCGGGACGAGCCCTGGAGGTGCTGGGCCCCGCCATCGCCCGGGACGGCGTCCGCCACCCCTCTCTGCGCAGGCTGGCCGACCTCGGCCCGCACGCCGCGGGCCTCGCGGACCGGCTGCACGCGCTGGCCCGGACCGGGGACGAGTGGACGAGCGTCGAGGCGGCGCACGCGCTGTGGGCCGCGACCGGCGACACCGAGGTTCCCGTCCAGGCCCTGGTGACGGCGGTTCGGGGGCTGGCGGAGGGCCGCTACCTACCGGTCATGCTCCCCGCGGTGCGCCACCTGACCCGGATCGGCGGACCGGCCCGGCCCGCCGCCCGGCTCCTGCGCGAGGTCCCGGCCCTCGACCGGCGTCTGCACTACTTCAGCGGCTGGCGCGGCTTCGAGACGGACGAGTCGATCCGCACCGCGATCGACGAACTGCTCGCCGCGGCCGGGTGA
- a CDS encoding TOPRIM nucleotidyl transferase/hydrolase domain-containing protein encodes MADMRAFRDEVRGWAAGGPGGTASDLAVRLGVRTAVLLEGPSDLAAVEALAARRGRDLAAEGVCVVPMGGAMSVGRYTGLLGPSGLGLRLAGLCDEGEQRFYDRALQRARAASQSAFFVCVRDLEDELIRALGTARVEEIVRTEGDLRAWQTFLRQPAQHGRPRPQQLRRFLGTKKGRKIRYGHLLVEALDPEQVPAPLDDLLASL; translated from the coding sequence ATGGCGGACATGCGAGCGTTCCGGGACGAGGTCCGTGGCTGGGCGGCCGGCGGCCCCGGCGGGACGGCGAGTGATCTGGCGGTGCGGCTGGGGGTGCGGACGGCGGTGCTGCTGGAAGGCCCGAGTGACCTCGCGGCCGTCGAGGCGCTGGCCGCCCGGCGTGGCCGGGACCTGGCTGCCGAGGGCGTGTGCGTCGTGCCGATGGGCGGGGCGATGAGCGTCGGCCGCTACACCGGCCTCCTCGGCCCGTCCGGCCTCGGCCTGCGCCTGGCAGGACTGTGCGACGAGGGCGAGCAGCGCTTCTACGACCGCGCCCTGCAGCGGGCCCGGGCGGCGTCGCAGTCGGCCTTCTTCGTCTGCGTGCGAGACCTGGAGGACGAGCTCATCCGCGCGCTGGGTACGGCGAGGGTCGAGGAGATCGTCCGCACCGAGGGCGACCTGCGTGCCTGGCAGACCTTCCTGCGCCAGCCCGCACAGCACGGCCGGCCCCGGCCGCAGCAGTTGCGGCGCTTCCTCGGCACCAAGAAGGGCCGCAAGATCCGCTACGGCCACCTCCTCGTCGAGGCCCTGGACCCCGAACAGGTACCGGCGCCCCTCGACGACCTCCTCGCGAGCCTGTGA
- a CDS encoding acetylornithine transaminase — protein MTETATNAELTQRWQGSLMNNYGTPRLPLVRGEGVKVWDTEGKQYFDWIGGIATNALGHAHPAIVEAVSRQIASLGHISNFFMAEPTVALAERLLQLFGRDGKVFFCNSGAEANEAAFKIGRLTGRTHVVATEGGFHGRTMGALAMTGQAGKREPFLPLPGDVTHVPFGDAQALAAAVTDETALVIIEPIQGELGVVVPPAGYLKAARAITAASGALLVLDEVQTGIGRTGHWFEYQAHEGVLPDVVTLAKQLGGGLPLGATVAFGRAAELLQPGHHGTTFGGNPVACAAGLAVLDTIANDGLLENVKRQSEKLRDGIEALGHPLIDYVRGAGLLLGIVLTEPLAAKVQQAAQDAGFLVNAPAPDVVRLMPPLNLGDDEVEALLQALPGILDAANGDG, from the coding sequence ATGACCGAGACGGCGACGAACGCAGAGCTCACCCAGCGGTGGCAGGGCTCGCTGATGAACAACTACGGCACCCCGAGGCTCCCTCTCGTGCGCGGTGAGGGCGTCAAGGTCTGGGACACCGAGGGCAAGCAGTACTTCGACTGGATCGGCGGCATCGCCACCAACGCGCTCGGCCACGCCCACCCGGCGATCGTCGAGGCCGTGAGCCGGCAGATCGCGTCCCTCGGCCACATCTCCAACTTCTTCATGGCCGAGCCGACCGTCGCCCTCGCCGAACGGCTGCTGCAGCTCTTCGGCCGGGACGGCAAGGTCTTCTTCTGCAACTCCGGCGCCGAGGCCAACGAGGCCGCGTTCAAGATCGGCCGGCTGACCGGGCGGACCCACGTCGTCGCCACCGAGGGCGGCTTCCACGGCCGCACGATGGGCGCCCTCGCGATGACCGGCCAGGCCGGCAAGCGGGAGCCGTTCCTGCCGCTGCCCGGCGACGTCACGCACGTGCCGTTCGGCGACGCGCAGGCGCTGGCCGCCGCGGTCACCGACGAGACCGCCCTCGTGATCATCGAGCCGATCCAGGGCGAGCTCGGGGTCGTGGTGCCGCCGGCCGGCTATCTGAAGGCGGCGCGGGCGATCACCGCCGCCAGCGGTGCGCTGCTCGTCCTCGACGAGGTGCAGACCGGCATCGGCCGTACCGGGCACTGGTTCGAGTACCAGGCCCACGAGGGCGTGCTGCCCGACGTCGTCACGCTCGCCAAGCAGCTCGGCGGCGGGCTGCCGCTGGGTGCGACGGTCGCCTTCGGGCGGGCCGCGGAGCTGCTGCAGCCCGGTCACCACGGGACGACCTTCGGCGGCAACCCGGTCGCGTGTGCCGCGGGACTGGCCGTTTTGGACACCATCGCGAACGACGGGTTGCTGGAGAACGTCAAGCGGCAGAGCGAGAAGTTGCGGGACGGGATCGAGGCGCTGGGCCACCCGTTGATCGATTATGTCCGGGGCGCGGGACTACTCCTGGGTATCGTGCTCACCGAGCCGCTCGCCGCCAAGGTGCAGCAGGCGGCTCAGGACGCCGGTTTCCTGGTGAACGCGCCCGCCCCCGATGTCGTACGGCTCATGCCGCCGCTGAACCTCGGTGACGACGAAGTGGAGGCGCTTCTTCAGGCCCTTCCCGGCATCCTTGACGCGGCCAACGGGGACGGATGA
- the argJ gene encoding bifunctional glutamate N-acetyltransferase/amino-acid acetyltransferase ArgJ, whose translation MSVTAAKGFTAAGIAAGIKENGNPDLALVVNTGPRRSAAGVFTSNRVKAAPVLWSEQALKGGQVSAVVLNSGGANACTGPKGFQDTHATAEKVAEVLGRGAIEVAVCSTGLIGVLLPMDKLLPGVETAAAQLSEHGGEKAAIAIKTTDTVHKTSVVTKDGWTVGGMAKGAGMLAPGLATMLVVLTTDAALDSDVLDTALRAATKVTFDRVDSDGCMSTNDTVLLLASGAAEVTPGYEEFAEAVRAVCDDLGQQLIRDAEGASKDIKVEVVNAATEDDAVEVGRSIARNNLLKCAIHGEDPNWGRVLSAIGTTSAAFEPDQLNVAINGVWVCKNGGVGEDREKVDMRYREVHIVADLAAGSETATIWTNDLTADYVHENSAYSS comes from the coding sequence GTGAGTGTCACGGCAGCAAAGGGATTCACGGCGGCGGGCATCGCCGCCGGGATCAAGGAGAACGGCAACCCGGACCTGGCCCTCGTGGTCAACACCGGGCCCCGCCGATCCGCCGCGGGCGTCTTCACCTCCAACCGCGTCAAGGCCGCGCCGGTGCTGTGGTCCGAGCAGGCCCTGAAGGGCGGTCAGGTCTCCGCGGTCGTCCTCAACTCCGGTGGCGCCAACGCCTGTACGGGACCCAAGGGCTTCCAGGACACGCACGCCACCGCCGAGAAGGTCGCCGAGGTGCTCGGCCGGGGCGCCATCGAGGTCGCCGTCTGCTCGACCGGCCTCATCGGTGTGCTGCTGCCCATGGACAAGCTGCTCCCCGGCGTCGAGACCGCCGCCGCCCAGCTCTCCGAGCACGGCGGCGAGAAGGCCGCCATCGCCATCAAGACCACCGACACCGTGCACAAGACGTCCGTCGTGACCAAGGACGGCTGGACGGTCGGCGGAATGGCGAAGGGCGCCGGCATGCTCGCCCCCGGCCTCGCCACCATGCTCGTCGTCCTCACCACCGACGCCGCCCTCGACAGCGACGTACTGGACACGGCGCTGCGCGCCGCCACCAAGGTCACCTTCGACCGCGTCGACTCCGACGGCTGCATGTCCACCAACGACACCGTGCTGCTGCTCGCCTCCGGCGCGGCCGAAGTCACCCCGGGGTACGAGGAGTTCGCCGAGGCCGTACGGGCCGTCTGCGACGACCTCGGGCAGCAGCTGATCCGGGACGCCGAGGGCGCCAGCAAGGACATCAAGGTCGAGGTGGTCAACGCCGCGACCGAGGACGACGCCGTCGAGGTGGGCCGCTCCATCGCCCGCAACAACCTCCTCAAGTGCGCCATCCACGGCGAGGACCCCAACTGGGGCCGCGTGCTCTCCGCGATCGGCACGACGTCCGCCGCCTTCGAGCCGGACCAGCTCAACGTCGCCATCAACGGCGTCTGGGTGTGCAAGAACGGCGGCGTCGGCGAGGACCGGGAGAAGGTCGACATGCGCTACCGCGAGGTGCACATCGTCGCCGACCTCGCCGCCGGCTCCGAGACCGCCACGATCTGGACCAACGACCTCACCGCCGACTACGTCCACGAGAACAGCGCCTACTCCTCATGA
- a CDS encoding alpha-L-arabinofuranosidase C-terminal domain-containing protein yields the protein MSRTRTRWRLGLTATAFLVAAGLVPAPAHAEDVTDYAITVDPATKGAKIDDTMYGVFFEDINRAADGGLYAELVQNRSFEYSTDDNRSYTPLTSWTVDGTAQVLNDAGRLNERNRNYLSLGAGSSVTNAGYNTGIHVEAGKTYDFSVWARAESGTRLTVTLKDADGTLAAAREVAVGKSGWAKYRATFTATRTSSDGRLAVAASGAAALDMVSLFPRDTYKHQPGGLRKDLAEKVAALHPGFLRFPGGCLVNTGSMEDYSEASNYQRKRSYQWKDTIGPVEERATNANFWGYNQSYGLGYYEYFRFAEDIGAMPLPVVPALVTGCGQNKAVDDEALLKRHIQDALDLIEFANGPVTSTWGKKRAQMGHPKPFHLTHIGVGNEENLPVEFMARFKQFRAAIEAKYPDITVVSNSGPDDAGQTFDTAWQLNRENKVDMVDEHYYNSPQWFLQNNDRYDSYDRSGPKVFLGEYASWGNAFKNGLAEAAFMTGLERNADVVKLASYAPLFANEDYVQWSPDMVWFNNHASWNSANYEVQKLFMNNVGDRVVPSKATGTPSLLGPITGAVGLSTWATSAAYDDVKVTDADGKTLLSDDFSGDAAKWTHTGGGSWSIQDGQYVQTDAAAENTMVSAGDPTWHDYDLHAKATKKSGKEGFLVAFGVKDTGNYYWWNLGGWNNTQSAVEQAVDGGKSTLFSKAGTIETGRTYDIDIKVRGRQVTLYLDGQEWGGFTDDKPAEPFRQVVTKDATTGDLIVKVVNAQSSAARTAIDLGGAKVASQARVTTLSADPNAVNSETQTPVAPVASTFSGVADKFTYTFPANSITFLRIKQR from the coding sequence ATGTCACGCACGCGCACCCGTTGGAGACTCGGTCTGACGGCGACCGCCTTCCTGGTGGCCGCCGGTCTCGTCCCGGCCCCCGCTCACGCCGAGGACGTCACCGACTACGCGATCACCGTCGACCCCGCCACCAAGGGCGCGAAGATCGACGACACGATGTACGGGGTCTTCTTCGAGGACATCAACCGGGCCGCGGACGGCGGTCTGTACGCCGAGCTCGTACAGAACCGGTCCTTCGAGTACTCCACGGACGACAACCGGTCGTACACACCGCTCACCTCCTGGACGGTCGACGGCACCGCACAGGTCCTGAACGACGCCGGCCGGCTCAACGAGCGCAACCGCAACTACCTCTCCCTGGGCGCCGGTTCCTCCGTCACGAACGCCGGATACAACACCGGCATCCATGTCGAGGCGGGAAAGACGTACGACTTCTCGGTGTGGGCCCGCGCCGAGAGCGGCACCCGGCTCACCGTCACCCTGAAGGACGCCGACGGCACGCTCGCCGCCGCCCGCGAGGTGGCCGTGGGCAAGAGCGGCTGGGCCAAGTACCGCGCCACCTTCACCGCGACCCGCACCAGCAGCGACGGCCGCCTGGCGGTCGCCGCCTCCGGGGCCGCCGCGCTGGACATGGTGTCCCTGTTCCCGCGCGACACCTACAAGCACCAGCCGGGCGGCCTGCGCAAGGACCTCGCCGAGAAGGTCGCCGCCCTGCACCCGGGCTTCCTGCGCTTCCCCGGCGGCTGCCTGGTCAACACCGGCTCCATGGAGGACTACAGCGAGGCCTCCAACTATCAGCGCAAGCGGTCCTACCAGTGGAAGGACACCATAGGCCCGGTCGAGGAGCGCGCGACCAACGCCAACTTCTGGGGCTACAACCAGTCCTACGGCCTCGGCTACTACGAGTACTTCCGCTTCGCCGAGGACATCGGCGCCATGCCGCTGCCCGTGGTCCCGGCCCTGGTGACCGGCTGCGGCCAGAACAAGGCCGTCGACGACGAGGCCCTGCTCAAGCGGCACATCCAGGACGCCCTCGACCTCATCGAGTTCGCCAACGGTCCGGTGACCTCGACGTGGGGCAAGAAGCGCGCCCAGATGGGCCACCCGAAGCCCTTCCACCTCACCCACATCGGGGTCGGCAACGAGGAGAACCTGCCGGTCGAGTTCATGGCCCGGTTCAAGCAGTTCCGCGCCGCCATCGAGGCGAAGTACCCCGACATCACCGTCGTCTCCAACTCCGGCCCGGACGACGCCGGCCAGACCTTCGACACGGCCTGGCAGCTCAACCGCGAGAACAAGGTCGACATGGTCGACGAGCACTACTACAACAGCCCGCAGTGGTTCCTGCAGAACAACGACCGCTACGACTCCTACGACCGCAGCGGCCCGAAGGTCTTCCTCGGCGAGTACGCCTCCTGGGGCAACGCCTTCAAGAACGGCCTCGCCGAAGCCGCCTTCATGACCGGCCTGGAGCGCAACGCGGACGTCGTCAAACTCGCCTCTTACGCACCGCTGTTCGCCAACGAGGACTATGTGCAGTGGAGCCCGGACATGGTGTGGTTCAACAACCACGCCTCCTGGAACTCCGCCAACTACGAGGTCCAGAAGCTGTTCATGAACAACGTCGGCGACCGGGTGGTCCCCTCCAAGGCCACCGGAACGCCGTCGCTGCTGGGCCCGATCACCGGTGCCGTCGGCCTGTCGACGTGGGCGACCAGTGCGGCGTACGACGATGTGAAGGTCACGGACGCCGACGGGAAGACGCTGCTCAGCGACGACTTCTCCGGTGACGCCGCGAAGTGGACGCACACCGGCGGCGGCAGCTGGAGCATCCAGGACGGGCAGTACGTGCAGACGGACGCGGCCGCCGAGAACACGATGGTCTCGGCCGGCGACCCGACCTGGCACGACTACGACCTGCACGCGAAGGCCACCAAGAAGTCCGGCAAGGAGGGCTTCCTCGTCGCCTTCGGGGTCAAGGACACCGGCAACTACTACTGGTGGAACCTGGGCGGCTGGAACAACACCCAGTCCGCCGTCGAGCAGGCCGTGGACGGCGGCAAGTCGACGCTGTTCTCCAAGGCCGGGACGATCGAGACGGGGCGCACCTACGACATCGACATCAAGGTGCGCGGCCGCCAGGTCACCCTGTACCTCGACGGCCAGGAGTGGGGCGGCTTCACCGACGACAAGCCGGCCGAGCCGTTCCGCCAGGTCGTCACCAAGGACGCGACGACGGGTGACCTGATCGTCAAGGTCGTCAACGCCCAGTCGTCGGCGGCCCGTACGGCGATCGACCTGGGCGGCGCGAAGGTCGCGTCCCAGGCCCGGGTGACGACCCTGTCCGCCGACCCGAACGCCGTGAACAGCGAGACGCAGACGCCGGTCGCGCCGGTGGCGTCCACCTTCTCGGGGGTCGCCGACAAGTTCACGTACACCTTCCCGGCGAACTCGATCACCTTCCTGCGGATCAAGCAGAGGTAG
- the argC gene encoding N-acetyl-gamma-glutamyl-phosphate reductase, giving the protein MAVRAAVAGASGYAGGELLRLLLAHPEVEIGALTGNSNAGQRLGALQPHLLPLADRVLQETTTEVLAGQGRRHDVVFLALPHGQSAAVAEQLGPDVLVVDMGADFRLKDAGDWETFYGSPHAGTWPYGLPELPGGRAPLTGAKRIAVPGCYPTAVSLALFPAYAAGLAEPEAVIVAASGTSGAGKAPKPHLLGSEVMGSMSPYGVGGGHRHTPEMIQNLSAAAGERVSVSFTPTLAPMPRGILATCTASARPGVTADSVRAAYEKAFADEPFVHLLPEGQWPATASVYGSNAVQVQVAFDAAANRIIAISAIDNLTKGTAGGAVQSMNIALGFHENTGLSTIGVAP; this is encoded by the coding sequence ATGGCGGTACGTGCGGCAGTGGCCGGAGCGAGTGGATACGCGGGCGGGGAACTGCTGCGTCTGCTCCTGGCGCACCCCGAGGTGGAGATAGGGGCCCTGACCGGCAACTCGAACGCCGGGCAGCGGCTCGGTGCGCTGCAGCCGCACCTGCTGCCCCTCGCCGACCGCGTACTCCAGGAGACCACGACCGAGGTGCTGGCCGGGCAGGGCCGGCGGCATGATGTGGTTTTTCTCGCCCTGCCCCACGGACAGTCCGCCGCCGTCGCCGAGCAGCTCGGGCCGGATGTGCTGGTCGTCGACATGGGGGCCGACTTCCGGCTGAAGGACGCGGGTGACTGGGAGACGTTCTACGGCTCCCCGCACGCCGGCACCTGGCCGTACGGTCTCCCCGAACTGCCGGGTGGCCGCGCTCCGCTTACGGGGGCCAAGCGCATCGCGGTACCGGGCTGCTACCCCACCGCCGTCTCGCTCGCCCTCTTCCCGGCCTACGCCGCCGGCCTCGCCGAGCCCGAGGCCGTGATCGTCGCCGCCTCCGGCACGTCCGGCGCGGGCAAGGCGCCCAAGCCGCATCTGCTGGGCAGCGAGGTCATGGGCTCCATGTCGCCGTACGGCGTCGGCGGCGGTCACCGGCACACGCCCGAGATGATCCAGAACCTCAGCGCGGCGGCGGGCGAGCGGGTCTCCGTCTCCTTCACGCCGACCCTCGCGCCGATGCCCCGCGGCATCCTCGCCACGTGCACCGCGAGCGCGCGCCCCGGCGTCACGGCGGACTCCGTCCGCGCCGCGTACGAGAAGGCCTTCGCCGACGAGCCGTTCGTCCACCTCCTCCCCGAGGGGCAGTGGCCGGCCACGGCGTCCGTCTACGGTTCGAACGCCGTTCAGGTGCAGGTCGCATTCGACGCCGCCGCGAACCGCATCATCGCGATCAGTGCCATCGACAACCTGACCAAGGGCACGGCCGGTGGTGCCGTCCAGAGCATGAACATCGCCCTCGGGTTTCACGAGAACACCGGGCTTTCCACGATCGGAGTCGCACCGTGA
- the argB gene encoding acetylglutamate kinase: MSTTRKHTALPKAQILIEALPWLVRHNGKTVVIKFGGNAMIDEDLKAAFAQDVVFLHHAGLKPVVVHGGGPQISAALDQHGIVSEFKAGLRVTTEEAMDVVRMVLAGQVQRELVGLLNQHGPLAVGLTGEDAHTITATKHQPEIDGELVDIGRVGEITEIDTGAIEALLADGRIPVVSSIARSQDDGHVYNVNADTAAAALAAALGAETLMVLTDVEGLYEDWPHSDEVISRLTASQLEKLLPELSSGMVPKMEGCLHAVRNGVTTARVIDGRVQHSILLEIFTDEGIGTMVVPDAQEGDAG, from the coding sequence ATGAGCACCACGCGTAAGCACACCGCGCTCCCCAAGGCCCAGATCCTCATCGAGGCGCTGCCCTGGCTGGTCCGCCACAACGGCAAGACCGTCGTCATCAAGTTCGGCGGCAACGCCATGATCGACGAGGACCTGAAGGCCGCGTTCGCCCAGGACGTCGTGTTCCTGCACCACGCCGGCCTCAAGCCCGTCGTCGTGCACGGCGGCGGCCCGCAGATCAGCGCCGCCCTCGACCAGCACGGCATCGTCAGCGAGTTCAAGGCCGGGCTCCGGGTCACCACCGAAGAGGCCATGGACGTCGTACGGATGGTGCTGGCCGGGCAGGTCCAGCGCGAGCTCGTCGGACTGCTCAACCAACACGGGCCGCTGGCCGTGGGGCTGACCGGCGAGGACGCGCACACCATCACCGCCACCAAGCACCAGCCCGAGATCGACGGCGAGTTGGTCGACATCGGGCGGGTGGGCGAGATCACCGAGATCGACACGGGCGCGATCGAGGCCCTGCTCGCCGACGGCCGTATCCCGGTCGTCTCCTCGATCGCCCGGAGCCAGGACGACGGACATGTCTACAACGTCAATGCTGATACGGCGGCTGCGGCACTCGCTGCTGCTCTGGGCGCCGAAACCCTCATGGTCCTCACGGACGTCGAGGGCCTCTACGAGGACTGGCCCCACTCCGACGAGGTGATCAGCCGCCTCACCGCTTCCCAACTGGAGAAGCTGCTGCCGGAGTTGAGCTCCGGCATGGTGCCGAAGATGGAGGGCTGCCTGCACGCCGTACGCAACGGCGTCACCACCGCCCGCGTCATCGACGGCCGGGTCCAGCACTCGATCCTGCTGGAGATCTTCACCGACGAAGGCATCGGCACGATGGTCGTGCCGGACGCGCAAGAGGGGGATGCCGGATGA
- a CDS encoding arginine repressor codes for MSQAQDHEHNGAAGPAVPQTRTARHRRIVDILNRQPVRSQSQLAKLLADDGLSVTQATLSRDLDELNAVKIRNNEGDLIYAVPSEGGFRTPRAPLGESAKEERMRRLSQELLISAEASANLVVLRTPPGAAQFLASAIDQAELQDILGTIAGDDTLLLISRNPTGGQALADHLLRLAQNGH; via the coding sequence ATGAGTCAGGCGCAGGACCACGAGCACAACGGGGCCGCCGGGCCTGCCGTGCCGCAGACCCGCACCGCACGCCACCGCCGGATCGTGGACATCCTCAACCGGCAACCCGTGCGGTCGCAGAGCCAGTTGGCGAAGCTGCTCGCCGACGACGGGCTGAGCGTCACCCAGGCGACGCTCTCCCGGGATCTGGACGAGCTCAACGCGGTGAAGATCCGTAACAACGAGGGCGATCTGATCTACGCGGTGCCCAGTGAGGGGGGTTTTCGGACCCCCCGTGCGCCGCTGGGCGAGTCGGCCAAGGAGGAGCGGATGCGGCGGCTCTCCCAGGAGTTGCTGATCTCCGCGGAGGCTTCCGCGAACCTCGTGGTCCTGCGTACCCCTCCGGGGGCCGCGCAGTTCTTGGCCTCGGCCATTGATCAGGCTGAGCTGCAGGACATTCTCGGCACGATCGCCGGTGACGACACGTTGCTGCTGATCAGTCGGAATCCTACGGGGGGTCAGGCGCTGGCTGATCATCTGCTGCGGTTGGCTCAGAACGGGCACTGA
- a CDS encoding FAD:protein FMN transferase codes for MADTVAEPTEAPAAVRHAEEVMGTVFSFDVRGGEPGAVKSALEEAVTALHRVDEVFSTYRDDSQISLLARGELTVERCDPEVAEVLELGAEAERLSEGWFSTSYEGRLDPTGIVKGWSVERAARRLAKVPGVSGVSVNGGGDVQLLGVPGAQRPWRVGVSDPLRPGGLAAVISAAGLDELAVATSGTSERGAHIVDPRTGRSAVTDLVAVTVVAPHLTWADCWATAAFAMGSRQGLRWLESLPDVEALLITAGDEVRCTGGLASRLG; via the coding sequence GTGGCTGACACGGTGGCGGAACCGACAGAAGCTCCCGCCGCGGTACGTCATGCGGAGGAGGTCATGGGGACGGTCTTCTCCTTCGACGTCCGCGGCGGGGAACCCGGTGCCGTCAAGTCGGCACTGGAAGAGGCGGTCACCGCACTGCACCGGGTCGACGAGGTGTTCAGCACCTACCGCGACGACAGCCAGATCTCCCTGCTGGCGCGCGGCGAGCTGACCGTCGAGCGGTGCGATCCGGAGGTCGCCGAGGTACTCGAACTGGGTGCCGAGGCGGAGCGGCTCAGCGAGGGCTGGTTCAGCACGTCGTACGAGGGCCGCCTCGACCCGACCGGCATCGTCAAGGGCTGGTCGGTCGAACGCGCGGCCCGCCGCCTGGCGAAGGTCCCCGGCGTCAGCGGCGTCAGCGTCAACGGCGGCGGCGACGTCCAACTCCTCGGCGTACCGGGCGCACAGCGCCCCTGGCGCGTAGGAGTCTCCGACCCCCTCCGCCCGGGCGGCCTCGCGGCGGTCATCTCCGCCGCCGGCCTGGACGAACTGGCGGTCGCCACATCCGGCACCTCGGAACGCGGCGCCCACATAGTCGACCCCCGCACGGGCCGCTCAGCGGTGACGGACCTGGTGGCGGTCACCGTGGTGGCCCCACACCTGACCTGGGCGGACTGCTGGGCGACGGCGGCTTTCGCGATGGGTTCGCGACAGGGTTTGCGCTGGCTGGAGTCGTTGCCGGACGTGGAGGCGCTGCTGATCACGGCAGGGGACGAGGTCCGCTGCACAGGAGGCCTGGCCTCGCGACTCGGGTGA